In one window of Octopus bimaculoides isolate UCB-OBI-ISO-001 chromosome 20, ASM119413v2, whole genome shotgun sequence DNA:
- the LOC106876587 gene encoding short-chain collagen C4: protein MDFSQFSRNVSQRFSISSLVAFGLFLILTITILHQDSRIRKMEEKSEQNRFVSKKSLDDKPDDTPKPGLGSLYTRWGRTTCPPYSELVYDGVVGGQHYDQTGGGSNLLCLPNDPIWANYTTVVDVAAQIYGCEYEITVANIFSLANAKTLQDHNVPCAVCLTRQPDVVMMLPARTRCYPGWTIEYSGYLMTAHNDHKGREEYVCVDHAPEADPAGYRDENGALLYFVQGVCGSLPCPPYVNGQELSCVVCSKY from the exons ATGGATTTCTCACAGTTTTCCAGGAACGTTTCGCAacgtttttccatttcttctctcGTAGCTTTCGGATTATTTCTCATTCTCACCATAACGATTCTTCACCAAGATTCAAGGATtaggaaaatggaagagaaatcgGAACAA AACCGTTTCGTTTCTAAGAAATCTCTCGATGATAAACCTGATGACACACCAA AACCCGGTCTCGGATCACTATATACCCGGTGGGGTAGAACGACCTGTCCTCCTTATTCAGAGCTTGTATATGATG GTGTGGTTGGTGGGCAGCACTATGACCAAACTGGTGGTGGAAGTAATCTCTTATGTTTACCAAATGATCCGATTTGGGCCAATTATACTACAGTAGTTGATGTGGCCGCACAGATATATGGATGCGAATATGAGATAACAGttgctaatatattttctttagctAACGCTAAAACTCTTCAGGATCACAATGTTCCGTGTGCTGTCTGTTTGACACGACAACCTGATGTTGTTATGATGCTACCAGCCAGGACACGCTGTTACCCTGGGTGGACGATTGAGTATTCCGGTTATCTAATGACAGCCCACAACGATCACAAAGGCAGAGAAGAATATGTGTGCGTTGACCATGCACCAGAAGCTGATCCAGCGGGTTACAGAGACGAAAATGGAGCTTTATTGTATTTCGTTCAGGGTGTTTGTGGTTCATTGCCATGTCCACCTTATGTCAATGGTCAAGAATTAAGCTGTGTTGTATGCAGTAAATATTGA